From the Lepisosteus oculatus isolate fLepOcu1 chromosome 1, fLepOcu1.hap2, whole genome shotgun sequence genome, one window contains:
- the LOC102696959 gene encoding NACHT, LRR and PYD domains-containing protein 3 isoform X4 — protein sequence MSPMSVQLWQTDSACPGILTAVFKAMAQNPEPGRQTLKRKAKFAPRVPYRYQKLHKAAMTTCSKAPDDQPSLGYLSPQEVVCINQYIELMVVPQSRPAPLDMLAAGEKHEGLKTEEESTGLSSIGIEDFFSPRPGEQQAAKIVVALGVAGVGKTTLVHQLVHAWAAGKISRRFAFVFLFRFQELNLMEEELSLARLIAEKHKHLKQGTVKEILQRPVSVLLIFDGLDQYKHSLDFSLPCPDPDRAVPIPSLVASLMSGTLLSGSSVLLTARPAADLSGAKVDRYVEVLGFRDLQRRAYFDQFFKDTQLAARAFQQVEKSDSLYTLCYNPFFCWMACSVLKKETDASECHLETISQLLSNFVTCLVSARARGEGAPRDLFLKLGRMAYHGMCNGIGVFPLEQLAAFELPSVPASTLLSAFLQREAGGEHGVVTFLHPVIQEFLVACSCFLEPSGNIGEVLEKLSSRDRQAEFLDLFLAGLSCPSVRKPLETLLGEFESEPLQKTLYWLKFSPQQAQRSWSREQYLRHFHLLYESQSESLIQEVFGKPASLSATYARISLLDSSAIAYIVGRCGDLENLQLSYSHLTENVTRRLLQAFSCSQNIRLSQCQITAESCAHLASALRSGKTSDLDLTYNSSLGDLGAKRLSVGLKDPNCKLRTLRMGSCGLTAESCADLASALGSGSSELRELELRGNDLEDEGLIRLSAGLRDPGCKLQSLRLDMCELTGECGQALASALRASHSALRTLHLEKNELGDTGMKCLTTALEDPNCKLEHLLSAGLLSRWAERCPFPSAVCTTAV from the exons ATGAGTCCCATGTCGGTGCAGCTCTGGCAAACAG ACAGCGCCTGTCCAGGAATCCTGACCGCTGTCTTCAAGGCAATGGCGCAAAACCCGGAACCCGGCCGCCAGACTCTGAAAAGGAAGGCAAAATTTGCACCTCGAGTTCCGTACA GATACCAGAAGCTGCATAAGGCTGCCATGACCACCTGCAGCAAAGCCCCTGATGACCAGCCCTCCCTGGGCTACCTGTCCCCCCAAGAGGTGGTCTGCATCAACCAGTACATAGAGCTCATGGTTGTGCCACAGTCCAGGCCAGCCCCCCTGGACATGCTGGCGGCCGGTGAAAAACACGAAGGGTTAAAGACAGAGGAAGAAAGCACGGGGCTGAGCTCCATCGGGATAGAGGATTTCTTCAGTCCGAGGCCAGGGGAACAGCAGGCAGCTAAAATCGTGGTGGCGCTTGGCGTGGCAGGGGTTGGGAAGACCACTCTTGTCCACCAGCTTGTGCACGCCTGGGCGGCTGGCAAGATTTCCCGAAGGTTTGCCTTTGTGTTCCTGTTCCGATTCCAGGAGCTCAACCTGATGGAGGAAGAGCTCTCCCTCGCCAGACTAATAGCGGAGAAGCATAAGCACCTGAAGCAAGGCACGGTCAAAGAAATCCTGCAGAGACCCGTGTCTGTCTTACTCATATTTGATGGCTTAGACCAGTACAAGCACAGCCTGGATTTCAGCCTGCCCTGCCCCGACCCGGACAGGGCTGTTCCTATCCCCTCGCTGGTTGCCAGTCTGATGTCGGGGACCCTCCTGAGCGGAAGCTCCGTTCTCCTCACAGCAAGGCCTGCAGCCGACCTGAGTGGAGCCAAAGTCGATCGGTACGTGGAAGTCTTGGGGTTCCGCGATCTTCAGCGACGGGCCTACTTCGATCAGTTCTTCAAGGACACTCAGCTTGCAGCCAGAGCATTCCAGCAAGTGGAGAAGAGCGACAGCCTCTACACCTTGTGCTACAATcccttcttctgctggatggcttgcTCCGTATTGAAGAAGGAGACTGACGCTTCGGAGTGCCACCTGGAGACCATAAGCCAGCTGCTCTCTAACTTTGTCACCTGCTTGGTCTCCGCAAGAGCCCGAGGAGAAGGGGCTCCAAGAGACCTCTTCCTCAAACTGGGGAGGATGGCTTATCATGGGATGTGCAATGGGATCGGAGTTTTTCCTCTGGAACAGTTAGCAGCCTTTGAACTCCCGTCAGTTCCAGCCTCTACGCTCCTGTCAGCATTCTTGCAGAGGGAAGCCGGTGGAGAGCATGGCGTGGTCACATTCCTCCATCCTGTAATCCAGGAGTTTTTGGTGGCTTGCTCCTGCTTCCTTGAACCATCGGGCAACATTGGAGAGGTACTGGAAAAACTGTCCTccagagacaggcaggcagaatTCTTAGATCTGTTCCTCGCTGGTCTTTCCTGTCCCTCAGTGAGAAAGCCCCTGGAGACACTCCTGGGAGAGTTTGAGAGCGAACCCCTCCAGAAGACCCTTTACTGGCTCAAGTTCTCCCCTCAACAAGCCCAGCGAAGCTGGTCCAGAGAGCAATACCTGCGCCATTTTCATTTGCTGTACGAAAGCCAGAGTGAGAGCTTGATCCAAGAGGTTTTCGGAAAGCCGGCGAGCTTGAGCGCCACGTACGCGAGAATCAGCCTGCTGGACAGCTCCGCCATTGCGTATATCGTGGGCCGCTGTGGAGACCTGGAGAATCTGCAGCTGAGCTATTCCCATCTGACCGAGAACGTGACCAGGCGGCTCCTGCAGGCGTTCAGCTGCTCTCAGAACATAAG GCTGTCGCAGTGCCAGATCACTGCGGAGTCCTGTGCCCACCTTGCTTCAGCTCTGCGCAGTGGCAAGACATCAGACCTGGACTTGACCTATAACAGCTCCCTGGGGGACCTGGGAGCCAAGCGGCTGAGTGTGGGACTGAAGGATCCAAACTGCAAGCTACGCACACTGCG GATGGGGAGCTGTGGCCTGACGGCGGAGAGCTGCGCGGACCTGGCGTCCGCTCTCGGCAGCGGCTCCTCGGAGCTGCGGGAGCTGGAGCTGAGGGGAAACGACCTGGAGGATGAGGGGCTGATCCGGCTGAGCGCGGGACTCCGGGATCCCGGCTGCAAACTCCAGTCACTGAG GCTGGACATGTGCGAGCTGACGGGGGAGTGTGGGCAGGCCCTGGCCTCTGCCCTGCGCGCCAGCCACTCCGCCCTGCGCACGCTGCACCTGGAGAAGAACGAGCTGGGGGACACCGGGATGAAGTGTCTGACCACGGCGCTGGAGGACCCCAACTGCAAATTAGAGCACTTATT
- the bcdin3d gene encoding pre-miRNA 5'-monophosphate methyltransferase — MAAPAGDGVKEECEQVIQDDPGAARFGNFINYYTFNPPENRLSLIPANLLEELGYSSDNSAPILILDVGCNSGDLSVALYRHLLGQDGSPGETQPSRELHLLGCDLDEALIQRAQQSNPFPETVSFIPLDVTQEQACRAQLGGYLGRFGRASFDLGLCLAVTMWVHLNHGDPALLALLSRLARLCQHLLLEAQPWKCYRAAARRLRRLGRRDFEHFKELGVRGDVAGQAREHLERRCGMELVRAFGSTAWDRSLLLFRRRGAGGDSP; from the exons ATGGCCGCGCCCGCCGGTGACGGCGTGAAAGAGGAGTGTGAGCAAGTGATCCAAGATGATCCAGGAGCGGCTCGTTTTGGGAATTTTATCAATTACTACACGTTCAATCCTCCGGAAAACCGCTTGAGCTTAATACCAGCCAATCTGCTTGAGGAACTGGGCTACAGCTCCGACAACAGTGCGCCCATTTTGATTCTCGACGTGGGATGCAATTCCGGG GATTTGAGTGTGGCGCTGTACAGGCACCTCCTCGGGCAGGACGGGAGTCCTGGGGAGACTCAGCCCAGCAGAGAGCTCCACCTGCTGGGGTGTGATTTAGACGAGGCCCTGATCCAGAGGGCTCAGCAGAGCAACCCTTTCCCAGAGACCGTGTCCTTCATCCCGCTGGACGTCACGCAGGAGCAGGCCTGCCGCGCGCAGCTGGGGGGGTACCTGGGGCGCTTCGGCCGCGCGTCCTTTGACCTGGGCCTGTGCCTGGCGGTGACCATGTGGGTCCACCTGAACCACGGCGACCCGGCCCTGCTGGCGCTGCTGTCCCGGCTCGCCCGCCTCTGCCAGCACCTGCTGCTGGAGGCCCAGCCCTGGAAGTGCTACCGGGCGGCGGCGCGGCGCCTCCGCAGGCTGGGCCGGCGGGACTTCGAGCACTTCAAGGAGCTGGGCGTCCGCGGGGACGTGGCCGGGCAGGCCCGGGAGCACCTGGAGCGGCGCTGCGGCATGGAGCTGGTGCGCGCTTTCGGCAGCACGGCCTGGGACCGCAGCCTGCTGCTCTTCCGGAGGCGCGGCGCCGGGGGAGACTCGCCCTGA